The genomic DNA GATATCTTTGAATTCAGACTTAAATTCATCAGAACGCAGAATTTTTAAAATACTCTGTACAACAGGAGTGTCAAAAATTTCTTTTTTGATTACCAGCTCGTATCGTTCTTTCTGAAGCGGAATAAAGTCGATGCCCTCCACCTGAGAAGCTATCTTTTCTATTCCCACCCCGATATCAGCTGCGCCTCTGCTGATGGTGCTTGCTACAGTAAGATGGGATTGTGTTTCATTATCATAACCGTTTAACGAGCTTCCGTAAATACCCATAAGACGGAGATGTTCATCAAGAAGAACACGTGAGCCGGCTCCCTTCTCTCTGTTAATGACTGTAATATCTCTGCGTTTAAGATCTTCCCATGAGTTTATATCTTTGGGGTTGCCTTTGGCTACATAGAATCCCTGTGTCCGGCAGGTAAGATGAATTATAACGGCGGGTATTCCAGGAAGAAGCCTTCTGACAAAGGGAACATTATATTGTCCTGTATCACCGTCCCATAAATGAGTGGTAGCTGCCTGT from Sebaldella termitidis ATCC 33386 includes the following:
- a CDS encoding helix-turn-helix transcriptional regulator, producing MDNTKALTVQDVADILKIAKNTVYELVKRGELNSYKVGRKVRFTLKDVESYIENSKKIQNPGRKENTALSDLYTDTFGGLAKVPASNEFIVCGQDLMLDILTSYMGKYCKNISALRAYIGSYSSLVALYNGYIQAATTHLWDGDTGQYNVPFVRRLLPGIPAVIIHLTCRTQGFYVAKGNPKDINSWEDLKRRDITVINREKGAGSRVLLDEHLRLMGIYGSSLNGYDNETQSHLTVASTISRGAADIGVGIEKIASQVEGIDFIPLQKERYELVIKKEIFDTPVVQSILKILRSDEFKSEFKDIGGYDISEMGEIIALT